A genomic stretch from Flavobacteriales bacterium includes:
- a CDS encoding PKD domain-containing protein: MFKHTTSLLASVISIAALTLFSLSEAHASHALGAELTYQSLGNNQYLLRLTFYRDCGGTVSIASVGHTIDINSSCYNSSITLQLQDPPVYGPPFDQYLQDYEIPIYCQASNCGNGSLPGIQEIVYEGTVTLQPCSDYVFSYSENARSASIQTIQSPGSEDIYVEAFLNSVDAPNNSSPQFDLPARGIICLNQPNTMIHTATDYDGDMLVYSLYTPLTGSNSTVSYVSGYSSSNPINNSNLTFTNGILNITPTEQAVAVMGVMVEEYRNGVLIGRVMRDFQVTVVTSCPQNPDGLFETNYLPGFDADSIVVCTEDTISFDIYLGNTQQGPNYYLNVGNLSDFQGATFEVEPDTANPGSVIGHFTWAPNLSNINTQALVFQAYDDNCPVVGYSNFTFTFYFNNIIADVTPEYKGIACNDSTLLTVALDGATGPVTYEWQDGTQTASYWAQSGNFSVFAMDSLGCYGNDFYVVYVNNYPIASIDVPDVCQNESMEPVDMSFNFAEQGITPLQLTNWNWDFGDGQGTSTDTLPQYMYAAPGDYTVTLILENENGCLDTAEATVTVHPLPEFDATPSITCIGLQTDFANNSTIQSGNIVSWSWDFGDAGATSDQQSPSYQYPSVGEYEVTLSATTDKGCESDTTFTAAVVETASAAFSYISEPQCDNENFILKFTNESENAVAYLWDFEVATDTSENPVYETPNGFGPNVMMVAYAYPNEGECSDTAWLDVSEMWLGIDFDTINAGNIITPNGDGFNDCLAPFWHEAYAECYRLRIWDRWGMFIYDSNDVENGYCWPGTDQKGHPVSNGTFYFVAEVNSYSRAGYVTVAK; this comes from the coding sequence ATGTTCAAACATACTACTTCCCTGCTTGCATCGGTTATTTCCATTGCAGCCTTAACGCTCTTTTCGTTGAGCGAGGCACATGCTTCGCATGCTTTGGGAGCAGAACTTACTTATCAGTCTTTGGGAAATAACCAATACCTGCTGAGGCTTACCTTTTACCGCGATTGCGGAGGAACGGTGTCCATCGCAAGTGTCGGTCATACGATTGACATCAACTCAAGTTGCTACAATAGTTCCATAACCCTTCAGCTACAGGATCCACCGGTCTATGGACCTCCGTTCGATCAGTATTTGCAGGATTATGAGATCCCAATCTATTGTCAGGCATCAAACTGTGGTAATGGTAGTTTACCTGGCATTCAGGAGATCGTTTATGAGGGTACCGTGACCTTGCAGCCATGCAGCGATTACGTTTTCTCGTATTCGGAGAATGCACGTAGTGCAAGTATCCAAACAATTCAAAGCCCTGGTTCGGAAGATATTTACGTAGAGGCCTTTTTGAACAGCGTTGATGCACCGAACAACAGTTCGCCCCAGTTCGATCTTCCTGCACGTGGCATCATTTGCCTCAATCAGCCCAACACCATGATTCATACCGCTACGGACTATGATGGAGACATGCTGGTGTACAGCCTTTACACGCCTTTGACGGGTTCTAATTCTACCGTATCGTACGTTTCCGGTTATTCCTCTTCCAACCCGATAAACAATTCCAACCTCACATTCACCAACGGCATTTTGAACATCACACCTACAGAACAAGCTGTGGCCGTAATGGGTGTTATGGTGGAGGAATACCGAAATGGAGTGCTCATCGGAAGAGTGATGCGCGATTTTCAGGTCACGGTGGTCACTTCTTGCCCACAGAATCCGGATGGATTGTTTGAAACAAATTACCTTCCTGGTTTTGACGCTGACTCAATTGTCGTTTGTACCGAGGATACCATCTCCTTTGATATTTATTTGGGCAACACGCAGCAAGGACCCAATTATTATTTGAACGTTGGAAACCTTTCCGATTTTCAAGGTGCAACATTTGAGGTGGAACCTGATACGGCCAATCCAGGTTCGGTGATAGGTCATTTTACATGGGCTCCGAATCTGAGCAATATCAACACTCAGGCCTTAGTGTTTCAGGCTTACGATGATAACTGTCCTGTAGTGGGGTATTCAAACTTCACATTCACCTTCTACTTCAACAACATTATTGCTGATGTTACTCCGGAGTACAAGGGAATTGCATGCAATGACAGCACATTACTTACAGTGGCGTTGGATGGGGCAACGGGTCCTGTTACTTATGAATGGCAAGATGGAACTCAAACCGCGAGTTATTGGGCTCAGTCGGGCAACTTTTCAGTATTCGCCATGGATAGTTTAGGATGTTACGGAAATGACTTTTATGTGGTTTACGTGAACAATTATCCGATTGCGAGTATCGATGTACCGGATGTTTGCCAAAATGAAAGCATGGAGCCGGTGGATATGTCATTCAACTTCGCAGAGCAGGGAATTACGCCTTTGCAGCTTACCAATTGGAATTGGGATTTTGGCGATGGTCAGGGTACATCGACCGATACGTTACCACAGTATATGTATGCTGCCCCTGGAGATTATACCGTTACACTCATCTTGGAAAACGAAAATGGGTGCTTGGACACAGCGGAGGCGACTGTCACTGTTCATCCCTTGCCTGAATTTGATGCTACACCTTCTATAACCTGTATCGGTTTGCAGACGGATTTTGCCAATAATTCAACCATACAATCGGGTAATATTGTCAGTTGGTCGTGGGATTTTGGCGATGCTGGTGCTACTTCCGATCAGCAATCTCCTTCATACCAGTATCCTTCTGTAGGGGAGTATGAGGTGACACTTAGCGCTACAACTGACAAGGGCTGCGAATCTGATACGACATTTACCGCAGCGGTTGTTGAAACGGCAAGTGCCGCATTCAGTTATATTTCTGAACCACAATGCGACAACGAGAATTTCATACTCAAATTCACCAACGAGTCTGAAAATGCCGTGGCTTATCTATGGGATTTCGAAGTGGCAACCGATACATCCGAAAATCCAGTTTATGAGACGCCCAATGGATTCGGACCCAATGTAATGATGGTTGCATATGCATATCCAAATGAAGGGGAATGTTCGGACACTGCATGGCTTGATGTTTCTGAAATGTGGCTCGGAATCGATTTCGACACCATCAACGCAGGAAATATCATCACACCTAACGGTGATGGCTTCAATGATTGCTTGGCGCCTTTCTGGCACGAAGCCTACGCAGAATGCTACCGACTCCGCATCTGGGACCGTTGGGGCATGTTCATTTACGATTCCAACGATGTTGAGAACGGTTACTGCTGGCCGGGAACCGATCAAAAGGGACATCCTGTGTCCAACGGAACGTTCTATTTTGTTGCCGAGGTGAACTCCTATTCGCGCGCTGGCTATGTGACAGTTGCCAAATAG